A part of Apodemus sylvaticus chromosome 19, mApoSyl1.1, whole genome shotgun sequence genomic DNA contains:
- the LOC127669257 gene encoding olfactory receptor 2B6-like, whose product MRSLNITAHHINGFILVGFSEWPCLEMALLVVISIFYIVTLFGNSAIIILSLLDPKLHTPMYFFLANLSFLDLCYTTSTVPQMLKNIQSHERSISYVGCIAQLFIFLSLGSTECVLLSIMAFDRYVAICHPLHYTVIMHSQLCQQLAAVAWITGFSNSLVQTVLTSLLPRCGQYQVENFFCEVPAMLQLSCVDTWVNEVEMYAAVVVIKVIPLGLILFSYINIVRAVINIQSSEGRKKAFNTCGSHLLVVIMFYGSAISGYAYMAPKSSTAKLKGKLLALFYGLITPMLNPLIYTLRNKDVKEAMKKVLGREQEQGWNLD is encoded by the coding sequence ATGAGAAGCCTCAATATCACTGCCCATCACATCAATGGCTTTATTCTGGTAGGCTTCTCTGAATGGCCATGTCTGGAAATGGCTCTTCTTGTGGTCATCTCCATCTTCTATATAGTGACTCTCTTCGGGAATTCAGCTATTATCATTTTATCTCTCCTTGATCCTAAACTCCACACCCCTATGTATTTCTTCCTGGCCAATCTTTCCTTTTTAGATCTCTGCTACACCACTTCTACTGTCCCCCAGATGCTGAAAAATATTCAGAGCCATGAGAGAAGCATCAGCTATGTGGGCTGCATAGCACAACTGTTCATTTTCCTTAGCCTAGGATCTACAGAATGTGTGCTTCTCTCCATCATGGCCtttgatcgctatgtggccatctgccatcCTCTGCATTACACAGTTATCATGCACTCTCAGCTGTGCCAGCAGCTGGCAGCAGTCGCCTGGATAACTGGTTTCAGTAACTCCTTGGTGCAAACAGTGTTGACATCTTTGTTACCTCGTTGTGGCCAATACCAGGTAGAGAATTTCTTCTGTGAGGTGCCTGCCATGCTTCAGTTATCATGTGTTGACACCTGGGTCAATGAAGTAGAGATGTATGCTGCTGTGGTTGTCATAAAAGTTATCCCTCTTGGGTTAATTCTTTTCTCTTACATCAACATTGTCAGAGCAGTCATAAATATACAATCTTCTGAAGGTCGAAAGAAGGCCTTTAACACATGTGGGTCTCATCTTCTGGTGGTCATCATGTTCTATGGCTCTGCCATCAGTGGGTATGCATACATGGCACCCAAGAGCAGCACAGCCAAACTGAAGGGCAAGCTTTTGGCACTGTTCTATGGACTTATAACGCCAATGCTGAACCCTCTTATCTATACCTTGAGGAACAAGGATGTCAAGGAAGCAATGAAGAAGGTACTTGGAAGAGAACAAGAGCAAGGGTGGAACTTGGATTAG